Proteins co-encoded in one Halorussus lipolyticus genomic window:
- a CDS encoding PQQ-binding-like beta-propeller repeat protein, producing MSDKYPLRNVLSILLASLLVASAFSSPLVFTGVVAAGNTGNTTANVSAVWGTWQGDDARTGYVSGVAPPANNPVAAWTAVQSDPVRSSPAVANEAVYAGSANGRLYSLNVTDGTEQWAFETNSSLRSPTVAGGTVYVGGANGDLYAVDARNGSLVWNRSLGTRIVGSPVVAEQTMYVAAANDGTVSLWRLGADDGRSEWQYSVSGNAASAPAVGHDTVFFSATGGVHALDRASGNDEWTTVLDQSGGLTAPTKIPSEDAIMVADRNPSAETGAVYSLGMQAGNVEWSHETTTEPVGSGAAAHGTGYVSLSDSNSNAILRLDLRTGSGSVTPTASDLRTSPVVAERTVFVGTENGILAANATTGSSRYFHEIPDDGTPSVASAPAVGNESVYVGLDRTNDSVYKLTGEDFDYAPNAVIEAENEYVVGETVFLGEGGSDFDGSIVSAEWDLDDDGTFEATGMNTEHTFDTTGEYPITLRVTDDDGVTNSTRRTVTVREPVNPIWETKQAGNARTGYISGIAPPANNPSTGWSAVQNDPVVTSAAVANDAIYAGSTNGWLYGLNATNGTEQWAFEANSSLRSPTLGYDTVYVGDANGDLYAVDARNGSLVWNLSLDDPVVGSPIFAHYDGYVTTANDGNVSLWRLSMSEGHSHWQYSVSGNTASAPTVGDDTAFVSIDGAVHALDRVRGNHEWTSVLDQSGGLTTPTSMVNDRVVVVDRNPSAENGTVYALSSKTGKVEWSHDVSTEPIGSGAIAHGTVYVPLSDSNSNGILQLDLQTGNGSVTDKPYDIQTSPVVAERTVFVGTENGILAANATTGSSRYFHEIPDDGTPSVASAPALGNESVYVGLDRTNDSVYKLTGEESDHAPVAEIDVPSEVGKGKETTLDATGSTDFDGPIATYEWDLDDDDTFEKTGETVEHTFHVIGNQQVTLRVTDSDGVSTSARTTVTVSDQTPPSAVGDLTSGGDWSTDAKVYWDDAFDHQTAVDYYEIRFGNGEWRNVGDTSGWNTFDTDQSGRLEMQVRAVDEGGNAGFVDNTTVKVDTEPPTAPNLSVPDGWVDGDFTVTASNATDPHSGFDRYQVSIDGSSTRTPEKPNVTLSFSSFSTGRHTFQFVPVDNMSLFGPARYATVYVDETAPDVSVETAGNSGDTTLDVSVTDTRAGLDPENVSVAVDGQNVSANLTVSGDSVVYSQNVTPGTHNVAVTATDNVSNTVNGIWSVTVEESGGGGNGESGGGGGGGGGGGGSSVPPPSVSVEVAEQTETHVRARITSARAGAPASVSLSGLGTGFATFHELRITPESEDPEPRFFVEATAASAPSASSLPSDESLGFLQTAPTYVENDELADATVEFRVPADDTDPEEVTAYRYRNGSWHALETVSLGERGGKYAFRASADSLGLVGVGANQSVAASGGETTNATTAGSEATTEAPLQDANETATRTAIGEQTRDSSESVPGFGPVVAAVALAVAVVVRAHRE from the coding sequence ATGTCGGATAAGTACCCGCTTCGTAACGTTCTCTCGATTCTCCTCGCGTCTCTCCTCGTCGCGTCGGCGTTCAGTTCACCGCTGGTCTTTACCGGCGTCGTCGCGGCCGGAAACACGGGAAACACGACCGCCAACGTCTCCGCGGTCTGGGGGACGTGGCAAGGCGACGACGCTAGAACGGGGTACGTCTCGGGCGTCGCCCCGCCAGCGAACAACCCGGTGGCCGCGTGGACGGCGGTCCAGAGCGACCCGGTGCGCTCCTCGCCCGCAGTCGCCAACGAGGCCGTCTACGCCGGGAGTGCGAACGGACGGTTGTATAGTCTGAACGTGACCGACGGGACCGAGCAGTGGGCGTTCGAGACCAACAGTTCGCTCCGGTCGCCGACGGTCGCTGGTGGGACGGTCTACGTCGGCGGCGCGAACGGCGACCTCTACGCCGTCGATGCGCGAAACGGGTCACTCGTCTGGAATCGGTCGCTCGGGACGCGCATCGTCGGTTCGCCGGTCGTCGCCGAACAGACGATGTACGTCGCGGCCGCAAACGACGGGACGGTCAGTTTGTGGCGACTCGGCGCGGACGATGGTCGCTCGGAGTGGCAGTACTCGGTTAGCGGGAACGCGGCATCCGCGCCCGCAGTCGGCCACGATACTGTTTTCTTCAGCGCCACCGGGGGAGTCCACGCCCTCGACAGGGCCTCGGGGAACGACGAGTGGACGACCGTCCTCGACCAGTCGGGCGGACTCACCGCGCCGACGAAGATTCCCAGCGAGGACGCCATTATGGTCGCCGACCGAAATCCGTCTGCGGAGACCGGAGCCGTGTACTCCCTCGGTATGCAGGCGGGTAACGTCGAGTGGTCTCACGAGACCACGACCGAACCCGTCGGGTCCGGTGCCGCCGCGCACGGAACGGGGTACGTCTCGCTGTCAGACTCGAACTCGAACGCGATACTCCGACTGGACCTGCGGACCGGGAGCGGGTCCGTGACTCCGACGGCCTCTGACCTCCGAACGTCGCCGGTCGTCGCCGAGCGGACCGTCTTCGTCGGCACCGAAAACGGAATCCTCGCGGCGAACGCGACCACCGGGAGTAGTCGGTACTTCCACGAGATTCCCGACGACGGCACGCCCTCGGTCGCGTCGGCCCCCGCAGTCGGAAACGAATCGGTCTACGTCGGCCTCGACCGCACGAACGACTCGGTGTACAAACTCACTGGCGAGGACTTCGATTACGCGCCGAACGCGGTCATCGAGGCCGAGAACGAGTACGTGGTCGGTGAGACGGTTTTCCTCGGCGAGGGCGGTTCCGACTTCGACGGTTCGATAGTCTCGGCCGAGTGGGACCTCGACGACGACGGCACGTTCGAGGCGACCGGCATGAACACCGAACACACGTTCGATACGACGGGCGAATATCCGATCACGCTCCGGGTCACTGACGATGACGGGGTAACGAACTCGACTCGGAGGACAGTCACGGTCCGCGAACCCGTGAATCCGATATGGGAGACCAAGCAAGCGGGCAACGCCAGAACGGGGTACATCTCGGGCATCGCTCCGCCGGCGAACAACCCTTCGACCGGATGGAGCGCAGTACAGAACGACCCGGTTGTGACGTCGGCCGCAGTTGCCAACGACGCTATCTACGCTGGGAGTACGAACGGATGGCTCTACGGTCTGAACGCGACAAACGGAACCGAGCAGTGGGCGTTCGAGGCCAACTCCTCGCTTCGGTCGCCGACGCTCGGATACGATACCGTTTACGTCGGCGACGCCAACGGCGACCTCTACGCCGTCGATGCACGAAACGGGTCGCTCGTCTGGAACCTGTCGCTCGATGACCCGGTTGTCGGGTCGCCCATCTTCGCACACTACGACGGGTACGTCACGACCGCAAACGACGGGAATGTCAGTTTGTGGCGACTCAGCATGAGCGAAGGCCACTCTCACTGGCAGTACTCGGTCAGCGGGAACACGGCGTCCGCGCCGACAGTCGGCGACGATACCGCCTTCGTCAGCATCGACGGGGCGGTCCACGCCCTCGACAGAGTGAGGGGGAACCACGAGTGGACGAGTGTCCTCGACCAGTCGGGCGGACTCACCACGCCGACTTCGATGGTGAACGACAGAGTGGTCGTCGTGGACCGGAACCCGTCGGCCGAGAATGGAACGGTTTACGCACTCAGTTCTAAAACTGGGAAGGTCGAGTGGAGCCACGACGTGTCCACTGAACCTATCGGGTCTGGGGCCATCGCTCACGGAACGGTGTACGTCCCGTTGTCCGACTCGAACTCGAACGGGATACTCCAACTGGACCTGCAGACCGGGAACGGGTCGGTTACCGACAAGCCCTACGACATCCAAACGTCGCCGGTCGTCGCCGAGCGGACCGTCTTCGTCGGCACCGAAAACGGAATCCTCGCGGCGAACGCGACCACCGGGAGTAGTCGGTACTTCCACGAGATTCCCGACGACGGCACGCCCTCGGTCGCGTCGGCCCCCGCACTCGGAAACGAATCGGTCTACGTCGGTCTCGACCGCACGAACGATTCGGTGTACAAACTCACTGGTGAGGAGTCCGACCACGCGCCGGTCGCAGAAATCGACGTGCCGTCGGAGGTCGGGAAAGGCAAGGAGACGACGCTCGACGCCACTGGCTCCACCGATTTCGACGGACCGATAGCTACCTACGAGTGGGACCTCGACGACGACGACACGTTCGAGAAGACCGGCGAGACGGTCGAACACACCTTCCACGTAATCGGCAACCAGCAAGTCACGCTCCGGGTCACCGACAGCGATGGAGTCTCGACCTCTGCTCGGACGACCGTCACGGTCAGCGACCAGACGCCGCCGTCGGCAGTCGGCGACCTGACGTCAGGCGGTGACTGGTCCACGGACGCCAAAGTGTACTGGGACGATGCGTTCGACCACCAGACCGCAGTTGACTATTACGAGATTCGATTCGGGAACGGCGAGTGGCGAAACGTCGGCGACACGAGTGGCTGGAACACGTTCGATACCGACCAGAGCGGAAGACTCGAAATGCAGGTCAGAGCCGTAGACGAAGGCGGTAACGCCGGTTTCGTGGATAACACCACCGTCAAGGTGGATACGGAACCACCGACCGCACCGAACCTCTCGGTTCCGGACGGGTGGGTGGACGGCGACTTCACGGTCACGGCCAGTAACGCGACCGACCCCCACAGCGGATTCGACCGGTATCAGGTGAGCATCGACGGGAGTTCCACCCGAACTCCCGAGAAGCCGAACGTTACCCTGTCGTTCTCGTCGTTCTCGACCGGCCGCCACACCTTCCAATTCGTCCCGGTCGATAACATGTCGCTGTTCGGTCCGGCCCGGTACGCGACCGTCTACGTTGACGAGACAGCGCCCGACGTTAGCGTCGAGACTGCCGGTAACTCGGGGGACACGACGCTCGACGTGAGCGTGACAGACACGCGTGCCGGTCTCGACCCCGAGAACGTCTCAGTCGCCGTGGACGGACAGAACGTCTCTGCGAACCTGACCGTCAGCGGTGACAGCGTGGTCTACAGCCAGAACGTGACGCCCGGCACCCACAACGTTGCGGTGACAGCGACCGACAACGTCAGCAACACCGTGAACGGTATCTGGTCGGTCACGGTCGAGGAGTCCGGCGGCGGTGGTAACGGCGAGAGTGGCGGTGGTGGCGGCGGTGGCGGCGGTGGTGGCGGTTCTTCGGTTCCGCCGCCCTCGGTGTCGGTCGAAGTCGCCGAGCAAACCGAGACGCACGTCAGAGCCAGAATTACGAGTGCGCGGGCCGGCGCTCCGGCCAGCGTCTCGCTGTCGGGTCTCGGCACCGGGTTTGCCACCTTCCACGAACTCCGGATTACGCCGGAGAGCGAGGACCCCGAACCCCGGTTCTTCGTCGAGGCGACTGCGGCGTCCGCGCCGAGTGCCTCCTCGCTCCCGAGTGACGAGTCGCTGGGATTCCTGCAAACCGCTCCGACGTACGTCGAGAACGACGAACTCGCGGACGCGACCGTCGAGTTTCGCGTGCCCGCAGACGACACCGACCCCGAGGAGGTGACGGCCTATCGCTACCGCAACGGGTCGTGGCATGCACTGGAAACCGTATCTCTCGGCGAACGCGGCGGGAAATACGCCTTCCGCGCGAGTGCGGACAGTCTCGGACTGGTCGGCGTCGGCGCGAACCAGTCCGTCGCGGCATCGGGGGGCGAAACGACGAACGCGACGACGGCCGGGAGCGAGGCGACCACGGAAGCCCCGCTACAGGACGCGAACGAGACCGCGACGCGGACGGCAATCGGTGAGCAGACCCGCGATAGCTCCGAGTCGGTTCCGGGATTCGGTCCCGTGGTCGCCGCGGTGGCACTGGCGGTCGCAGTAGTCGTCAGGGCACACCGCGAGTAG
- a CDS encoding DUF7535 family protein — protein MTEQVSKMEGQTPNSQMGLIGYIIAAGVALILLPVSPFLLVLWLATGMGGESE, from the coding sequence ATGACAGAACAAGTGTCTAAGATGGAGGGCCAAACACCGAACAGCCAGATGGGCCTCATCGGCTACATCATCGCCGCAGGCGTCGCGCTCATCCTGCTCCCGGTCTCGCCTTTCCTGCTCGTGCTATGGCTCGCGACCGGGATGGGCGGCGAAAGCGAATAG
- a CDS encoding lamin tail domain-containing protein, whose translation MQFDTHSFTVFVVALLVASVAAPAGAVSVQPADYSTSSISGTQEATVVEVTDGDTVTVEYDNGSTDEVRLLGVDTPEVYGDNSPSEFEGVPDTEDGATCLGYEGEVASAMAKNRLLGERVTLKFDSEADRRGYYGRLLAYVYIDGENFNYQLIDHGHARVYDSTFSKSGEFYAAEDDAQNAGIGVWACTDPASQLGEVTIERFHPDPVGDDYANMNEEFVVLQNRQSSSVDLSDWRIRDEAGNDYDVPAGFDLNSGEVVTLHTGTGSDTATHLYWGRTDYTVWNNGGDTGYLYDEHGDYVNSKSY comes from the coding sequence GTGCAATTCGACACGCACTCCTTCACGGTCTTCGTCGTTGCCCTGCTGGTCGCCAGCGTGGCGGCCCCGGCGGGCGCAGTGAGCGTACAGCCAGCAGACTACTCGACCAGTTCCATCAGCGGCACCCAAGAGGCCACCGTCGTCGAGGTGACGGACGGCGACACTGTTACCGTCGAGTACGACAACGGAAGTACCGACGAGGTTCGTCTCCTCGGCGTTGACACGCCCGAAGTCTACGGCGACAACTCCCCGAGCGAGTTCGAGGGCGTCCCGGACACCGAAGACGGCGCGACTTGTCTCGGCTACGAGGGCGAAGTTGCCAGCGCGATGGCGAAGAACCGCCTCCTCGGCGAGCGCGTCACCCTGAAGTTCGATTCGGAGGCCGACCGGCGGGGCTACTACGGTCGCCTGCTGGCCTACGTCTACATCGACGGCGAGAACTTTAACTACCAACTCATCGACCACGGTCACGCGCGGGTCTACGACAGCACGTTCAGCAAGAGCGGCGAGTTCTACGCGGCCGAGGACGACGCCCAGAACGCGGGCATCGGCGTCTGGGCCTGCACCGACCCGGCGAGCCAACTCGGCGAGGTCACCATCGAGCGGTTCCACCCCGACCCGGTGGGCGACGACTACGCGAACATGAACGAGGAGTTCGTCGTCCTCCAGAACCGCCAGAGTTCCAGCGTGGACCTCTCCGACTGGCGAATCCGGGACGAGGCCGGGAACGATTACGACGTGCCCGCCGGCTTCGACCTCAATTCGGGCGAGGTCGTGACCCTCCACACCGGAACCGGGTCAGACACCGCCACCCACCTCTACTGGGGTCGGACCGACTACACCGTCTGGAACAACGGCGGCGACACCGGCTACCTGTACGACGAACACGGCGATTACGTCAACTCGAAATCGTACTGA
- a CDS encoding DUF7261 family protein: protein MVRVTDHPRFDRERAQLVLTAAALVAIALAPVVVAYLQLGFQADVTASAEYDAPDRNAERVLSRAVHDAGTDVPATFAWDQREAAVAGVRSALGPRLDALRSSRVESGTVYQVEYNRTAAEEWRQSNCPGGPNRQFGACEDRRGVVVQERAGRTHALAVAFDVRITTERATTELTLVVQTVGG from the coding sequence GTGGTACGCGTGACCGACCACCCGCGGTTCGACCGCGAGCGCGCCCAACTCGTCCTCACGGCGGCCGCGCTGGTCGCCATCGCGCTCGCGCCGGTCGTGGTGGCCTACCTCCAGTTGGGCTTTCAGGCCGACGTGACCGCGAGCGCCGAGTACGACGCGCCGGACCGGAACGCCGAGCGAGTCCTCTCGCGGGCGGTCCACGACGCCGGAACCGACGTGCCCGCGACGTTCGCGTGGGACCAACGCGAGGCCGCAGTGGCCGGTGTTCGGTCCGCGCTGGGGCCGAGATTGGACGCGCTTCGCTCCTCGCGGGTCGAGTCGGGCACGGTGTATCAGGTCGAGTACAACCGGACCGCGGCCGAGGAGTGGCGTCAATCGAACTGCCCCGGTGGGCCGAACCGGCAGTTCGGGGCGTGCGAGGACCGGCGGGGCGTGGTCGTCCAAGAGCGGGCCGGTCGGACGCACGCGCTGGCAGTCGCGTTCGACGTGCGGATAACGACAGAGCGCGCGACCACCGAACTGACGCTGGTCGTCCAAACGGTCGGTGGGTGA
- a CDS encoding DUF7262 family protein — protein sequence MRSGNNAGERGQLSLSVVEAGIGVVLILAVAMGFALGVSSPDDRSAQLDLYAEDAVTVLAGEPPRHGGATRLSEVVRSPDAFDRERADLRRRVARILPDNLMFRVRTPRGAVGFRKPAGVALGSATVTTAHGDVTIWVWYA from the coding sequence ATGCGTAGCGGGAACAACGCGGGCGAGCGAGGACAACTCTCGCTGTCGGTCGTCGAGGCCGGAATCGGCGTCGTATTGATTCTGGCTGTGGCGATGGGGTTCGCGCTCGGGGTGTCGTCGCCCGACGACCGGTCTGCCCAGTTGGACCTCTACGCCGAGGACGCCGTGACGGTCCTCGCGGGCGAACCCCCGCGTCACGGTGGCGCGACCCGACTCTCGGAAGTCGTGCGCTCGCCCGACGCCTTCGACCGCGAGCGGGCGGACCTCCGTCGGCGGGTCGCCCGCATCTTGCCCGACAATCTCATGTTCCGGGTGCGGACGCCCCGCGGTGCGGTCGGGTTCCGCAAGCCAGCGGGCGTGGCACTCGGGTCGGCGACGGTAACGACCGCACACGGCGACGTGACGATTTGGGTGTGGTACGCGTGA
- a CDS encoding DUF7263 family protein produces MNRAQMNLPALAVALLVVTTVTVVSFGMADRAYLSAERDADERRIAVALSERLVSPESDLTARANVLDAGEIEGLDATRLRESFPVSDGTDVRVRLGDRTLAGAGDPTGGTTIRRIVLVERRSAVTTAPTLSATEPLVTLPRRSPRVEIRLNPPGESNVTVVKANEKVVLRNSSGLRGTFTVELSRFETTTLAFEADGPLPTGSVELTNYPAETRKAVLAVTVDA; encoded by the coding sequence GTGAATCGCGCCCAGATGAACCTGCCCGCGCTGGCGGTGGCGCTCCTCGTCGTGACCACGGTGACGGTCGTGAGTTTCGGGATGGCCGACCGGGCGTATCTGAGCGCCGAGCGAGACGCCGACGAGCGCCGGATTGCGGTCGCGCTCTCGGAGCGACTCGTCTCGCCCGAGTCTGACCTGACCGCCCGCGCCAACGTCCTCGACGCCGGCGAAATCGAAGGCCTCGACGCCACTCGACTTCGGGAGTCGTTCCCCGTGAGCGACGGGACCGACGTGCGGGTCCGCCTCGGCGACCGGACGCTCGCAGGCGCTGGCGACCCGACCGGCGGGACGACGATTCGGCGCATCGTGCTGGTCGAGCGTCGGTCGGCGGTGACGACCGCGCCGACCCTCTCGGCGACGGAGCCATTGGTGACGTTGCCCCGCCGGTCTCCTCGGGTGGAGATTCGACTGAACCCGCCCGGCGAGAGCAATGTAACTGTTGTGAAAGCAAACGAAAAGGTTGTTCTACGCAACTCGTCGGGCCTGCGCGGGACGTTCACGGTCGAACTCTCGCGGTTCGAGACCACCACGCTGGCCTTCGAGGCCGACGGCCCCCTGCCGACCGGGAGCGTCGAACTCACCAACTACCCTGCCGAGACCAGAAAGGCTGTGCTGGCGGTGACGGTCGATGCGTAG
- a CDS encoding DUF7266 family protein gives MDRFDTRAVSPVVGKAMEASIVVLYVGVLTATLYGGVVPEYRTAAGAEVGERVLAQSAERVQQAVPTETRAVRVRAEVSLPRTIRGETYAIRTENRTLVLDHPEDRVGGRVTLALPETVESVAGEWSSRDPAVVAVRNSEEGLEVRLESREEADS, from the coding sequence GTGGATAGATTCGACACGCGTGCGGTCTCGCCGGTCGTCGGCAAGGCGATGGAGGCCAGCATCGTCGTCCTCTACGTCGGCGTGCTGACAGCGACGCTCTACGGCGGCGTCGTTCCGGAGTATCGGACCGCGGCAGGCGCGGAGGTCGGCGAGCGCGTGCTGGCCCAGTCGGCCGAGCGAGTCCAGCAGGCCGTGCCGACCGAGACCCGCGCGGTCCGCGTCCGGGCGGAGGTCTCGCTTCCCCGAACCATTCGCGGCGAGACGTACGCAATCCGAACCGAGAATCGCACGCTGGTCCTCGACCACCCCGAGGACCGCGTGGGCGGCCGCGTCACCCTCGCGCTCCCTGAGACGGTCGAATCGGTCGCGGGCGAGTGGTCGAGTCGGGACCCCGCGGTCGTCGCGGTGCGAAACAGCGAGGAGGGCCTCGAAGTCCGACTCGAATCTCGTGAGGAGGCGGACTCGTGA
- a CDS encoding DUF7289 family protein gives MTGRRPSNRAQSNVVGVAILLGVVVVALGTLTAGIGTVVEQNAASADAARVATDLDDALEPVAATGVHRGRVSFSDGELQTVERELRVLNESGAVRTVEADSLVFTAGQRRVAFLAGAVVRGPPGNAKVRTPPPITASRGADGGDDPDAKGVLVVGAPKLDGTVGFSATGGGSVVLRTNVSHHRTALGDGKYRVAVETATPGAWRRHFEAQNATVTTRDFDGDGVTSVVAAYPGERVGYLVVHDLRLEVGHGG, from the coding sequence ATGACGGGACGGAGGCCCTCAAACCGCGCCCAGTCGAACGTCGTCGGCGTCGCCATCCTGCTCGGCGTGGTCGTGGTCGCACTCGGGACGCTGACCGCGGGTATCGGCACCGTGGTCGAGCAGAACGCCGCGTCGGCAGACGCCGCCCGAGTCGCTACCGACCTCGACGACGCACTCGAACCCGTGGCGGCGACTGGGGTCCACCGCGGTCGGGTCTCGTTCAGCGACGGCGAACTGCAAACCGTCGAGCGCGAACTTCGGGTGCTGAACGAGTCGGGCGCGGTTCGGACGGTAGAAGCCGACTCGCTGGTGTTTACCGCGGGTCAGCGCCGGGTCGCCTTCCTCGCCGGAGCGGTCGTCCGCGGACCGCCGGGGAACGCCAAGGTCCGGACGCCACCGCCGATTACGGCCTCCCGCGGTGCAGACGGCGGGGACGACCCCGACGCCAAGGGCGTCCTCGTCGTCGGCGCGCCGAAACTCGACGGTACGGTCGGGTTCTCGGCGACCGGCGGCGGGTCGGTGGTTCTTCGGACCAACGTCTCGCACCACCGGACCGCACTCGGCGACGGCAAGTATCGGGTCGCAGTCGAGACGGCAACGCCCGGCGCGTGGCGGCGGCACTTCGAGGCCCAGAACGCGACCGTCACGACCCGCGACTTCGACGGCGACGGCGTGACGAGCGTCGTCGCGGCCTATCCCGGCGAGCGCGTGGGCTACCTCGTGGTCCACGACCTGCGACTGGAGGTCGGTCACGGTGGATAG
- a CDS encoding type II secretion system F family protein — protein MNTSPSANQATPALSVLDRALYALFSRHADSSRHDADRKHYRATGVTTSFDVYLSRTYGLSWLAFALVAGWTFVAVVALPDATLTAVADFLRRGVPGLEAIGVPAVSRTTTAAGAGLAVGFAGKRAIVALGGRYLKWTADARRSNIESTLPGAVRYLHALSSGSDDGSAMLRKVADREQAYGETAVAFRKALNKATLTGSLGEGLRIVARDTPSRDALAPFLVKFREHSQQGPDALAQYLQMESRMLSNRQSRSREQASDFLELLAEMFVVLLVLPALLVIVVTVMSVLAPGLSQTTATPAGPVSARAMLVYGSAGFILVVGAGAALVVATLRPHDQSGRGYERPESALGTLTSTLRNPASALVVVAPLAVVFAAGLWTLDYRPVNVALLGYVAFALPVGLVALRRAKLDDAKDREIKDFVHTVSGHVSLGRPFSEAVERVADDVDLGALDDDVADLAFNANLTTRDGDLQADALSKFVGQVGTPLADQTIGLVTGALDAGGDAEAVFETLQVEIGRLYHERKALRSNMLVYVAVGWTTALLVVAIMVAVNAYVLDSFAQLSSVSTADSGLALDADAVQPARDRQRFYVVTQATMLASGWFAGYASRGFYEALLHSAALVGVAYFVFAGVGMI, from the coding sequence GTGAACACGTCCCCTAGCGCCAACCAAGCGACGCCGGCGCTCTCGGTCCTCGACCGTGCGCTCTACGCCCTCTTTTCTCGGCACGCCGATTCGTCGCGCCACGACGCCGACCGCAAGCACTACCGGGCGACCGGCGTGACGACGAGTTTCGACGTGTACCTCTCGCGGACCTACGGCCTGTCGTGGTTGGCCTTCGCGCTCGTCGCGGGGTGGACGTTCGTCGCGGTGGTCGCGCTCCCCGACGCAACTCTCACAGCGGTCGCCGACTTCCTGCGCCGAGGAGTCCCCGGTCTCGAAGCTATCGGCGTCCCCGCAGTCTCCCGAACGACCACTGCCGCTGGGGCGGGCCTCGCGGTCGGATTCGCCGGTAAGCGAGCAATCGTCGCGCTGGGCGGGCGCTACCTCAAGTGGACCGCCGACGCTCGCCGGTCGAACATCGAATCGACCCTGCCCGGCGCGGTCCGGTACCTCCACGCGCTCTCGTCGGGGAGCGACGACGGGTCGGCGATGCTCCGGAAGGTCGCCGACCGCGAGCAGGCATACGGCGAAACCGCGGTGGCCTTCCGGAAGGCGCTGAACAAGGCGACCCTGACAGGGAGTCTCGGCGAGGGCCTGCGAATCGTGGCCCGCGACACGCCCTCTCGGGACGCGCTGGCCCCTTTCCTCGTGAAGTTCCGCGAACACTCCCAGCAGGGACCCGATGCGCTGGCCCAGTACCTCCAGATGGAGAGTCGGATGCTGTCGAATCGGCAGTCCAGAAGCCGAGAGCAGGCCAGCGACTTCCTCGAACTGCTGGCGGAGATGTTCGTGGTTCTGCTCGTCCTGCCGGCCCTGCTGGTCATCGTCGTGACCGTGATGAGCGTCCTCGCACCCGGTTTGAGCCAGACGACCGCCACGCCGGCCGGTCCCGTCTCGGCCCGAGCGATGCTGGTCTACGGGAGCGCCGGGTTCATCCTCGTGGTCGGTGCCGGTGCGGCCCTCGTGGTCGCTACCCTCCGGCCACACGACCAGTCGGGCCGGGGCTACGAGCGTCCGGAATCAGCGCTCGGGACGCTCACCAGCACCCTCCGGAATCCGGCGAGCGCGCTGGTCGTCGTGGCTCCGCTCGCGGTCGTCTTCGCGGCGGGCCTCTGGACGCTCGACTACCGACCCGTGAACGTCGCGCTGTTGGGATACGTCGCGTTCGCGCTTCCGGTCGGACTGGTCGCGCTCCGGCGGGCCAAACTGGACGACGCGAAAGACCGGGAAATCAAGGACTTCGTTCACACCGTCTCGGGCCACGTCAGCCTCGGCAGACCGTTCTCGGAGGCCGTCGAGCGAGTCGCGGACGACGTGGATTTGGGCGCGTTGGACGACGACGTGGCGGACCTCGCGTTCAACGCGAACTTGACGACGAGGGATGGCGACTTGCAGGCCGACGCGCTCTCGAAGTTCGTCGGACAGGTCGGGACGCCGCTGGCCGACCAGACCATCGGTCTCGTCACCGGGGCGCTCGACGCCGGCGGCGATGCCGAGGCCGTCTTCGAGACGCTACAGGTCGAAATCGGGCGACTCTACCACGAGCGCAAGGCTCTGCGGTCGAACATGCTGGTCTACGTCGCGGTCGGGTGGACCACGGCCCTGCTGGTCGTCGCTATCATGGTCGCGGTCAACGCCTACGTCCTCGATAGCTTCGCGCAACTCTCGTCGGTCTCGACCGCCGACTCGGGCCTCGCGCTCGACGCCGACGCGGTGCAACCGGCCCGCGACCGACAGCGATTCTACGTCGTCACGCAGGCGACGATGCTCGCCTCCGGGTGGTTCGCGGGTTATGCGAGCAGGGGGTTCTACGAGGCCCTCCTCCACTCGGCGGCGCTGGTCGGTGTCGCCTACTTCGTGTTCGCGGGGGTCGGAATGATATGA